A single region of the Onychomys torridus chromosome 11, mOncTor1.1, whole genome shotgun sequence genome encodes:
- the Myoc gene encoding myocilin, producing the protein MSICVCRCSCGPKMPALQLLFLACLVWGLGARTAQLQKANDRSGRCQYTFTVASPVEPSCPGEDQAMSAIQDLRRDSSAQHADLESTKARLSSLESLLHQMTLGQDAGTQEAREGLQGQLGLLRRERDQLKIQSQDLEVAYNNLLQDKSALEEEKRQLEKENEDLARRLEGSSQEVARLRRGQCPSTQRSSQDMLPGSREVSQWNLDTVAFQELKSELTEVPASQILKESPSGQPRNKEGNNGCGVLVWVGEPVTLRTAETITGKYGVWMRDPKPTHPYTQETTWRIDTVGTGIRQVYEYSLISQFEQGYPSKVHVLPRPLESTGAVVYAGSLYFQGAESRTVLRYELNTESVKAEKEIPGAGYHGQFPYAWGGYTDIDLAVDESGLWVIYSTEEAKGAIVLSKLNPENLELERTWETNIRKQSVANAFIICGTLYTVSSYSSAHAMVNFAYDTGTGISKTLTIPFKNRYKYSSMIDYNPLERKLFAWDNFNMVAYDIKLSEM; encoded by the exons ATGTCCATCTGTGTGTGCCGTTGCAGCTGTGGTCCCAAGATGCCAGCTCTCCAGCTGTTGTTTCTGGCCTGCCTGGTGTGGGGACTGGGAGCCAGAACTGCACAATTACAAAAGGCCAATGATCGGAGTGGCCGATGCCAGTACACCTTCACTGTGGCTAGCCCTGTTGAACCCAGCTGCCCCGGGGAGGACCAGGCCATGTCAGCCATCCAAGACCTTCGAAGAGACAGCAGCGCCCAACATGCAGACCTAGAGTCCACCAAAGCCCGGCTCAGCTCCCTGGAGAGTCTCCTCCACCAGATGACCTTGGGCCAGGATGCTGGGACCCAGGAGGCCCGGGAGGGGCTACAGGGCCAGCTAGGTCTCCTGAGGAGGGAACGGGACCAGCTGAAGATCCAAAGCCAGGATCTGGAGGTGGCCTATAACAATCTCCTACAAGACAAGTCAGCTCTAGAAGAAGAGAAGCGGCAGCTGGAAAAAGAGAATGAAGACCTGGCCAGGAGGCTGGAAGGCAGCAGCCAAGAGGTAGCAAGGCTGAGGAGGGGCCAGTGTCCCTCAACCCAACGCTCCTCTCAGGACATGTtgccaggctccagggaag TCTCTCAGTGGAATTTGGACACGGTGGCCTTCCAGGAACTGAAGTCAGAGTTAACtgaggttcctgcttctcagataCTGAAAGAGAGTCCATCTGGCCAGCCCAGGAACAAAGAGGGAAACAACG gATGTGGAGTGCTAGTCTGGGTAGGAGAGCCTGTCACTCTGAGGACGGCTGAGACAATCACTGGCAAGTATGGAGTATGGATGAGAGACCCTAAGCCCACCCACCCCTACACCCAGGAGACCACATGGAGGATCGACACTGTCGGCACAGGCATCCGCCAGGTGTATGAGTATAGTCTGATAAGCCAGTTCGAGCAGGGCTACCCTTCAAAGGTTCATGTGCTACCCCGGCCCCTGGAAAGCACGGGTGCTGTGGTGTATGCGGGCAGCCTCTATTTCCAGGGGGCTGAGTCCAGAACTGTGCTCAGGTATGAACTGAACACTGAATCAGTGAAGGCCGAGAAGGAAATTCCTGGGGCTGGCTACCATGGACAGTTCCCATACGCTTGGGGGGGCTACACAGACATCGACTTAGCTGTGGATGAGAGCGGCCTCTGGGTCATCTACAGCACAGAGGAAGCCAAAGGAGCCATAGTCCTCTCCAAATTGAACCCAGAGAACCTGGAACTCGAGCGTACCTGGGAGACCAACATCCGCAAGCAGTCCGTGGCCAATGCCTTCATTATCTGTGGCACCTTGTACACAGTCAGCAGCTACTCCTCAGCCCATGCAATGGTCAACTTTGCCTATGACACTGGCACTGGAATCAGCAAGACCCTGACCATTCCATTCAAGAACCGCTACAAGTACAGCAGCATGATTGACTACAACCCCCTGGAGAGGAAGCTCTTTGCCTGGGACAACTTCAACATGGTCGCCTACGATATCAAGCTCTCTGAGATGTGA